Proteins encoded by one window of Streptomyces sp. ALI-76-A:
- a CDS encoding glycerophosphodiester phosphodiesterase family protein, whose product MPPRPAVCAHRGGSEHAAAATREAYEDAIRSGAEYVEFDIRRTADGVLVVYHDPRVGPAGPPLSALTHAELSERAGYAVPVVDDVMSLIAGKLVGHLDLKETGYEHVVIDRAIALLGADGFVATTLEDRSVAAITRSFPRVRTALSLGRDRREIAPARLTRTRLSELLPMRRVRACGAGGVAAHHRLARAGVLREAARQGLFTLVWTVNEDLPMRAFLADRRVDVLVTDRPRRALALRGARHDGHPLGHPSLEPGHPSA is encoded by the coding sequence ATGCCGCCACGACCCGCCGTGTGCGCACACCGAGGCGGATCCGAACACGCCGCCGCGGCCACCCGGGAGGCCTACGAGGACGCGATCCGGTCGGGTGCCGAGTACGTCGAGTTCGACATCCGGCGGACCGCCGACGGCGTCCTCGTCGTCTACCACGACCCCCGCGTCGGGCCCGCCGGGCCGCCCCTGTCGGCGCTCACCCACGCGGAACTGAGCGAGCGGGCCGGGTACGCTGTCCCGGTCGTGGACGACGTCATGTCCCTGATCGCCGGGAAACTGGTCGGGCACCTGGACCTGAAGGAGACCGGGTACGAGCACGTGGTGATCGACCGGGCGATCGCCCTGCTCGGGGCGGACGGCTTCGTCGCCACCACCCTGGAGGACCGTTCCGTGGCCGCCATCACCCGGAGCTTCCCCCGGGTCCGCACCGCCCTGTCCCTGGGCCGCGACCGCAGGGAGATCGCCCCGGCCCGCCTGACCCGTACCCGGCTGAGCGAACTGCTGCCGATGCGGCGGGTCCGCGCCTGCGGCGCCGGCGGGGTCGCCGCGCACCACCGGCTGGCACGCGCCGGCGTCCTGCGCGAGGCGGCCCGGCAGGGCCTGTTCACCCTGGTGTGGACCGTCAACGAGGACCTTCCGATGCGGGCCTTCCTCGCCGATCGGCGCGTCGACGTCCTGGTCACCGACCGCCCCCGCCGCGCCCTCGCCCTGCGCGGCGCCCGGCACGACGGACACCCGCTCGGACACCCGTCCCTCGAACCGGGGCACCCGTCCGCCTGA